The region tgctggaggaaacagggacaaaagtatctatatccacagtaaaatttgtcctgtatcgacataacctgaaaggcagttcagcaaggaagaagccactgctccaaaaccgccataaaaaagccagactgtggtttgcaactgcacaaagaTCTTAccttttagagaaatgtcctcttgtctgacaAAGTCaaattattggagtggccatcacaaagcccttaccacaatcctatagaacatttgtgggtagaactgaaaaagcatgtgtgagcaaggaggcattcaaacctgactcagttataccaacTATGTCAGAAGGAATggaacaaaattcacccaacttattgtgggaagcttgtggaaggctacccaaaaataaaagctgaaataaatcactctctactattattctgacatttcacattcttaaaataaagtggtgatccgaactgaactaagacagggaatttttactaagattaaatgtcaggaattgtgaaaaaaaatgagtttaaatgtatttggctaaggtgtatgtaaacttccggcttcaactgtaGATGTGTGACTGCCGTGGTCCTATGGATCTGAGTCACTGGAATGGAGAAGGCTAGGCGTGTTTTTAGTAGCAGTGAAGTGTTGGATGTGAGGATAGGCAGACAGCACTCACTCTTCAGGATCATATTGCCCTGGTCCAGGGCCCTCTTCTCCCTTCACCTCGCCTCGCTTCCCTGTCATCTTCCCAAAATGGACGCCTTTGTACTTCAGAGAGAAGCTGGTTTCTGCCTGTGGAAATAAAACCGTGACGATAGAAGGGGGGGTTGTTTCtattttagaatggtgtttttttGCTTAGCTTTCTTTAAGATGGGATGATGAATCTCCACTAAATGTCAGTGTATTTCAGAACAGTTGAGATTCAGCGACCAGTAATCTCTTTCCTTTACAACCTCCCTCACTTTTACTCTGGCATTTGAGATATGGCACAGGGGCTATTAACACACAGGAATGACAATAAAGTCAGTTCTGGAAATGAGCAGCCCTTTTCTAAGTAATCTTGGGTTCAGAATGACATGGCAGGTTTGAATTCAATCAGCGACACACAAACAATAACTGAATATGTCAGTCAACAACACAAGCTGCATCCAATTTGCGAACACTACAAACTTATCTTTAACAAAAAATACCGTCTAACAAAATGGTACCAAAATACGAACTCCTAAAGCAAACCAAAGCAACTCAGGATATAAGTAACTTAGTCTGCTTTGAAATTAATTGTACACTGTGATGCATATTGAAGTTAGGGAAAAAAATGTTTATTCATCAGACACCCAATAGATCAGTGGTGCCCAAACAAGTCTTATCAGCATAGTTTTCCCTATTCTGAAAGAATGCCATTAGACAGCTACTTAACTCCATGACCTGATACACTTGGTGGTTAAAAACACATGTCAGTCAGGAGATTTAAAGCCCTTAAAGAcaaggagcgagagggagaggaagaaaggaattAATTGATGCACTCTTGATAACCCTAAATCACTGAGCTCTTTCTGTCAGCCTGGAGTGTTGATATAATTCCTACTTGATTCATCTCTTTCTGCCAGCCTGGATAACCTACCTGACTAATCTCTTTCTATCAGCCTGGACGGTTGATATAATCTACCTGACTAATCTCTTTCTGTCAGCCTGGAGTGTTGATATAACCTACCTGACTAATCTCTTTCTATCAGCCTGGAGTGTTGATATAACCTACCTGACAAATCTCTTTCTGCCAGCCTGGATAACCTACCTGACTAATCTCTTTCTGTCAGCCTGGAGTGTTGATATAACCTACCTGACTAATCTATTTCTGTCAGCCTGGAGTGTTGATATAACCTACCTGACTAATCTCTTTCTGTCAGCCTGGAGTGTTGATATAACCTACCTGACTAATATCGTTCTATCAGCCTGGAGTGTTGATATAACCTACCTGACTAATCTCTTTCTATCAGCCTGGAGTGTTGATATAACCTACCTGACTAATCTCTTTCTGTCATCCTGGAGTGTTGATATAACCTACCTGACTAATCTCTTTCTATCAGCCTGGAGTGTTGATATAACCTACCTGACTAATCTCTTTCTGTCAGCCTGGAGAGTTGATATAACCTACCTGACTAATCTCTTTCAATCAGCCTGGAGTGTTGATATAACCTACCTGACTAATCTCTTTCTGTCAGCCTGGAGTGTTGATATAACCTACCTGACTAATCTCTTTCTATCAGCCTGGAGTGTTGATATAACCTACCTGACTAATATCTTTCTATCAGCCTGGAGTGTTGATATAACCTACCTGACTAATCTCTTTCTATCAGCCTGGAGTGTTGATATAACCTACCTGACTAATCTCTTTCTGCCAGCCTGGATAACCTACCTGACTAATCTCTTTCTGCCAGCCTTGAAGGTTGATATAACCTACCTGACTAATCTCTTTCTGCCAGCCTCGAAGGTTGATATAACCTACCTGACTAATCTCTTTCTGCCAGCCTCGAAGGTTGATATAACCTACCTGACTAATCTCTTTCTGCCAGCCTTGAAGGTTGATATAACCTACCTGACTAATCTCTTTCTGCCAGCCTCGAAGGTTGATATAACCTACCTGACTAATCTCTTTCTGCCAGCCTGGAGTATTGATATAACCTACCTCAAGGACGTTGTTGACTTGGTTAGTCATTAGCAAATTAAATATTGTTTAATTGAAGGCCAGACCAGTGGGCGGTGCATTATTTTAAGTGAATATTGTAATATAACTTGAAGAATAATTACTAATGGTCCTCTTTGTTGACACCAGAATAAATGAACAAGGTGCTTTGTGGAACTCCGATCATTAGCTATGGAAATAGTTTTCGGGCAAATTAAGAGGCCCACTGGTGCATTAGATCGGCTGCTGCTAATGGAACTCTCTCACACAGAGtaagtgcaaacacacacacacacacacacacacacactcactaatgAATTTACTCTCACCACTCTCACTGTCATAACTTGAGTGAGCGAGCGAGCATGCGTGTGAGcgagtgagcgtgtgtgtgagtgtgtgcgtgctcCTCTCTTACCACCACTGGGTTGTAGAAAGCAGGTCCTAATGTATCATCCTTTTCTGGTGCCTTTTGCTTGCAAAGAAATCCCTGTCCATTGTCTTCATAGCCAAAGGCCTGCCCAGGTGACGGGATGGAAGGAATGTCTGGCTGTGGCAGGAACTTGAGGCGAGTAGGAACACCCCGAAGCCACTagtggaatacacaacataagaAACACATTAACATGCCCAGCCAATTCCTGAATAGGAAACATGAAATTCACTACTTCCATGTATCTGCTCCCCTGCCCTCATATGTAGCCGTACATTGAAGTGTTGTACCCTCgtcttttcaggacaaccagggctacaagtagaacacaaaacaacataacataaacagttgcagtcatgagttttattgacaaaAGCAAAAACCTGatcaaaatgtttttatttgactGCTGTAAAGACAGAAATGGTTTACTCAGTGGGAAAGGAATATCCAACTACTCAGCGACAACTGTAAGGAGTTTGGAATTTGTGACAGCAACTATATGAGCTTATTACaatattatagacactatgtcctgggcgACAAACCCTTACTCTTACATTCTAACCACTCTTGTGTCTCTTGTAGGCGTCATAGAGAAAAACAGATTACATGTGCATGTTTgagagagtctcagcttttcatattGTGGTTTTGTAAGAAGAACCATTTTTGGATCCGTCTCACAAACACTGCTCTCACAAACACCTGCCCCAATCAACGGTCGGTATCAGCAAATGCTGAAGAAATAGACGAATCCAGAAGTCTGTAGCACAAGCACACAATGTCTAAGAGGGTGTGGAAGCACTAAAAAAGATCACAGATGATAGCGTGGGACTGAAATTATTCAATGGCTTTTTTTTCTACATCTTCTTCATCATCTGGTTTAAGTAGCATCATTTGATTTGAGTAAAAATGTTGTTGTACAGACTTAAAATATGTGCAGTGACAAGTTGGGATGGTTCCCCACTCATCTTTGCAGTATGTCACAGAGTGTGCTAAGATGGAATAGCTTAGGCTAGTAcatgggtgtattcattagggcacaccgtagcaaaacatttcgcagtggaaaacaattttgcaatgaaaacaagtgtttcttattggacaaattcaggtaggtacCTCCTCATTTGGGCCTGTTTGCTTCTAGTGAATACACCTCAGGGACACATACCACCTTAGTCCGTCTCTTCCCCGGAGGCTCACTCTCAGCTCCCCTCAGTGTGTTTCCTGCTGCCTGCCGGACGTTGTACGTTCCAGGGCCCGGGACTTCTGACACCACCTCATTAAACCGCTTTGATCGATTCTTTAGACTTTGTCCTCCCAGAATGTTATCCTACAAGGTTCAGATCAATGTCACCTTGGTTTATGATTATCTAAGCTTGGGAATCAAATTGAACCCAATACATTGATTCTTCAGACCCATTTGACAAGACTGCTAGAAAGACAAGTGAATTCAATTCACacttggatggatggatgcaacCATGACGTACCTTGCTATGTGAGCTGTTGTATTGTCCCGGTCCAGGCAAGGCTTTGTCATTGCTGGACCTGTGGAACATAGAGGGCCGCTTGGAGAGTGAGAGGAACGGAGCATAGCCATCTGCAAAACAGTGACAAATGTCAATGGATATAGACcttatggatatggatatagacATTTTCAATTGCTTTCAAGAACAGCATACTTTATGAATCTGAGATCAACATGATTAAATATTGGATTCATCACAAATTGTGCATGTATGTAACAAAGGCTACCTTCTGCGTCAATATTGCTACTTCAAACACAAAACAGCACTTTAGCCATAGGCCTGCCCTACATGGATTTCAGATAAGCAACAGTCATAATAACTCGTTTAAAAAACGGACAAATTATGACAATTTGCGAGCTTGTTCCTAAAGCGCTGTTAAAACTTCCTTTTGAAAACATCAACAACCCTACCTGATTTTTTGGTTTTGTATTGAATGACCTCGTATGATCCTGGCCCAACTTCGGACGTGGTGCTGCCCACGGTGAGGTAGGTAACTCTAGGAGCGCGCCCATACATTTTCACCAGGAATGACGCGAAGACAAAACAACTCGGTAAAATGTCAAATGAAATCCTCGTAGACGTCGTTTTAGTCGTTTCCCTCAGTAATTTGGAgatagtaaaaaaattaaaaaaaatcctaATGGAGcaaaaatttatttatttattttcggTGCTACAATGTTATTGTGCGTCGTTGCTTAGATACTGACGACGCCAGTTTGGAGTCGCGTTTCACCCGTTGAACAATGGAAGGATAATGGAGATGGAACTTTACAATGATTCTATAAAGGCTGTTCATTATCGCACCGTGGTTGAACCTACTAACATGCAAAAAAGCAAAATATGAACTTCTGTAATGTATCAGCTATTACGAGGATAATTGTTTGTTACCTCATTGGAAGGCAATATCAAAAGGAGGGACCCCTTTATTTAGAACAATGATGCCATCTAGCGGTTTAACACATGTCATGCAGTTGCATCTTGATGACGCTCAGTCACTGTGATGCTCCCAGCCCatgtgatttgatagagcagaAATAATTTATagataagacaaaaaaaaatgttgaatGACAACGTATTCCATGCAATGGCATTTCATGAGTTGCTATGTAGGGGAATGCTGAGGATCGATGATCTGGGCATAGTTTTGAGGAAGAAACAAATAAATCAGACATATCCAATTCAATATTTTAACGATCTGATTTCCAAAAAAAAGGTCACGAAAGCCTAGAATTGGAATTAATGTCAAATCCATTTGATTCGGTGCATTCTTCCCAACTGCAGGTGGCAGCACAATATCGTCCAGTCGGTCGGAATGCTACAATGTACAAGAAGAAGATTGAATAAACTCGCGAGAAGTCCCGGAACCGTTTCTGCTGCTGAGAGAGGTGCATGAAGaaaatacgaaacacaacaaagtAAAACTGGCGCGGGCGCTACTTTTAATAAGAACTTTTTCATAAATGTATAGTTACAGACCACAATAACTAACTATTGAAACGTGTGGTATTAATTTAGTTAAATAACGTCGTTGGTAGAATTTCATAATGCCAAGTAGCACATCTTTGTTGGAGACCGAGGAAACCGAGCCGGAGATCCCGCCACTAGTTGTGCATGCATTCGGCGACATAGGCCTGTATGACCACTACAGACACACGGAACAACCCGCGAGCCTTTTGCATCCACGCCCGGTCTCTCATTTCAATGTGCTTGGTGCCGTGCTGGACCTGCAGCCTATACAGCACCACCATCCGACACCGACGGAAGAGGACGAAGAAAGAGCCAACGAAGACGTGTTGGGAGAGGATGATTTCAACAAGACGCTGCTTGTGCAGGCCCAAGTCTCGGGACTAGGCTCTGTTATGCTACCTGGAATGGATACGCCCGAGACACTCTTGCTGTACAATGAGTTTGACCACGGCACACTACAACAGGCTACGGGAATGCTGATTTTACCGCCTGTGTATGGAGAGCCTGGCTATGAAGTTGAGACATCGCTGCTCATGCGGAGGAAGAGTGTGAACACAACAGAGTGTGTCTCGGTGCCCAGTTCAGAACATGTTGCCGAGATTGTCGGTAGACAAGGTGAGTAAACTAGctagtattatttattttaattagcCAGACGTGTATGTTGGATGCTAAGCTTGATTTCGGTAAGAGTTAGATTTTTATGTATGTTGGCAGTTTGTTATAATTGACATGGTAAAATGTAATTTGGCAAAGCAAATATCGTTATGTTGATTCTAGCTATCTTTCTCAAGCCATGTGATTGATGCACATTTGGATTGCAAGGTAACTAGTTACTAGTAGTTAGCTACCTAGTTAGTTACGTTTAGCTAGTTTCATGGTGTGCTAATTATCGAACCTAGGTAGCTTTGCTTTGTCCAGTTAGCACCCAAAATGATTGCTTTGCCTTTGTTGATTACCATGCCACATCAGCTAGCAAGCTATCGCGAGCAAATCGGTGTAATATACCGCGATTTTAGTTTTGCTAGCAATCTATCAAATTGTCTTTTCATAGATGGGGTACATTTTGATCCGCTTAACTTTTTGTATCGACTGGACTGCCATATAACATGTTTGGCAAATAGTTTGTCTGCATCTGTTATAGACCTCGCCATCTTGTAGTCCTAAAACCCGGAAATAAGTTAGCAGTCcctggttcgttcagccatccCTATGGGGAAAGAATGGTGTTTTGGAAAAAAAACGCCGAAAATAAAGTCTGAGGTTATCACCGGTTTAGGAAATCTTATACGTTTTGATCTGAGCTAATAGCAGTCAGTTAACaagacctttatgaattatgaagcctttgaTGTGTTTTTTATTACATGAATTCTTAGTGACTTTAGCTGATCTCaaagaacaaaacgtataagatctcctaagtcTGTTTACGACAGACCTTTGTTTCAGCGTTTATCGAAAAACGCCATTCGTTTTTCTCGTAGgcctacaaaaagacgccattactatTTCTGTCTGTGTAGGGAATGGTGGACTGTTGTTAAAACCATGAGGAAACCGGAAATGACAAAATGTATAAATTGGACTTAACACTATCTACAGCAAGACATCTAGCTATGAATTGTTAGTCATCTCAGATTTCACAATAGTAAGAAATAAAGATTATAATTATAAGGATAAAGATTGTCTGAGGTTCTCCCTTCCAacgtgtattattattattttcttagGTTGCAAGATCAAGGCATTGCGAGCAAAGACCAACACCTACATCAAGACCCCAGTGCGAGGGGAGCAGCCGGTGTTCGTGGTGACAGGGCGGAAGGAGGATGTGGTCATGGCCAAGAGGGAGATCCTCTCGGCGGCTGAGCACTTCTCCCTCATCCGAGCCTCCCGGAACAAGGCAGGTTCGATGGCTGCAGCAGGGCCAGGGTTACCTGCTGCACCTTCCCTACCTGGTCAAACCACCATCCAGGTGCGTGTTCCCTACCGCGTGGTGGGACTGGTGGTTGGGCCCAAGGGGGCGACCATCAAGCGCATCCAACAGCAGACACACACTTACATTGTCACTCCTAGCCGTGACAAAGAGCCAGTGTTTGAGGTGACGGGCATGCCTGAGAATGTGGACCGAGCGCGAGAGGAGATCGAGGCCCACATTGCCATACGCACAGGCAACTGTGTGGAGATTCCAGGAGACGAGAACGACTTCCACTACAACGGCACTGACGTCAGCTTCGAGGCGGGAAGCTGTGGGGCGTGGCTGCAGTCAAACCCAGCCGCACCTGCCAGTGCCCAGCGCACCGGCAACTGCGGTGTGCGCATGACCGCCAACTACCGCAACGACAGCTCCAGCTCTCTGGGCAGTGGCTCCACTGACTCCTACTATGGCGGGGGGGGGAACCGCATGGCCGACTTCAGCCCCACCAGCCCCTTcgtcaacaataacaacaatgttGGGGCCAGCTTCTGGTTTGAGGAGACTCTGCTCCCCTTGGCGTCTGAGGAGCTGGCAGCACTGGGATCTCCTGGGTTTGACCCTCTGGCCATCACCACAGCTGCTCCTGCACCGCAGCCACAGGTGGTGTGGACCCACTTGGAACAGGGTGTCCAGCTGTTGGGTAGCCGCCAGGCCCCTGTCCGGGACAACCAATCCGGCACACCTCACCTCTCCCCTGCCTTCCAAGAGGCCTTGGAACACCCCATGGCCCAGCGGGTTCAAAGGGTCTCCCTCAGCGTCTCAGAATCTCAAAAGTTCCCAGTCTACGGCCCCACCTTCTCGTCCTCCAGTGACAGCTCCAGCTCTCCCCCAGACTCATGCAGAGGAGGCCAGGAATGCATCCGTTGCCTGGAGAGTGAGATCATCGCAGCCCTGGTGCCCTGCGGACACAACCTCTTCTGCATAGAATGCGCCAACCGCATCTGCCAGAGCCCCGAGGCCATCTGCCCAGTGTGTCAGTCACCAGTCACCCAGGCCATACGGCTGAGCCTGCCCTGAGCCCTGACGGGGTTGGTTGGGGGAGAGGGGCAGAGTGGGTGGTGTGTGGGTCCACACACGTGCCTAGTATTGTCCTCCTGGTCAGACTTGCTAAGTAACAATGGGATTCCCTGAAATACTATTTTATTTTGACATGTTAATACTCTTCCTACctttttgtgtttttattttaaatgtaatgtATCACATTTTAGGGGATCACTGAACTTATCCTAGGTGTTCAACTGTCTTTGAATCCAGGTTTAAGTTGGTTATAACATTTTATTTCTCTCCTGGCCTTAGTTAGGCCTTTTATTTTTCTGTtagtctttttttctttttatatgAGAAAATACTTCTCCCTGTCTGTTATTAGCTGTGCTTacagacaggaagtaccaggACGTGCTACTTCAGTACTGCCATGCTTTCCATTGCAACTTGAAAACATGATCTGTTTACAGTAACTCGTGCCTAATTCCACTTAAGTAATTGAAACATACAACCGGTTTTGTGGGTACGCAGTGTTACCATAGAACTCTATAGAAAAAGCCTGTGGCCTTTTTTTAGATAGCATGTATATTATTGAACACTATCACTCAACCCTTCCGCTTCAGGAGGTCAGACTGACCATGCATCTGGGTAGTGACCTGGTCTTCCGTTGTGGTCAACTCATGCTCCTATGTAGGTGGTTGGGTTCCTGACATTCCAGCCATATTAtccagtattttttttttacccacatTGAACTTAACTAGCCTACACCTACCCTAGTGTGTTAAATTGGACTATAACGGCCTCCTGACTGTGGTACCACCTCTTCATATGATCTGCCTTCTCACATTTTGAGTTTTATCATGTGCCCAAGCACTGAGCCCATCTCTTCTGCTGACAGATGATACCTAGTATTACCCCGGCTGTCATCCTCTCATCCCTGTTCCCGTCCACTGTAGGCTGCATTACACAGGCAGTcgaattctgatattttgcccaattattggcaaagcTTTGATTTGATTGGTCTGACCAATAATTGGGCTGGCTGTAAATGCAGCTCAGGTGTGTTATTCTAACTTCTGGGGAATGCATTGGTCCTAAACCTCTCAACCCTAATCTTTATATTTTGTGTATGGAATATTGTTAATGACAGGTAAATAtagacatttatttttatttcacttgaagttacattatatactgtatataaatatattaaaatgtttacaaataatGATTTTTCCTCTGTGCAGAACTGGGAGGGTGAGTTGCGGTGTACTGCAGATTGTCGGTGATATTTGCTTGTAGTATATTTCACCAGTGTTGAAAAACGATTAGCTGCCGTCTTGTAGTTGAGGGAAAGTACACATACGCATGATTTCATAATGTACTACATTGTACACTGCAACTGTAA is a window of Oncorhynchus kisutch isolate 150728-3 linkage group LG3, Okis_V2, whole genome shotgun sequence DNA encoding:
- the mex3c gene encoding RNA-binding protein MEX3B; the encoded protein is MPSSTSLLETEETEPEIPPLVVHAFGDIGLYDHYRHTEQPASLLHPRPVSHFNVLGAVLDLQPIQHHHPTPTEEDEERANEDVLGEDDFNKTLLVQAQVSGLGSVMLPGMDTPETLLLYNEFDHGTLQQATGMLILPPVYGEPGYEVETSLLMRRKSVNTTECVSVPSSEHVAEIVGRQGCKIKALRAKTNTYIKTPVRGEQPVFVVTGRKEDVVMAKREILSAAEHFSLIRASRNKAGSMAAAGPGLPAAPSLPGQTTIQVRVPYRVVGLVVGPKGATIKRIQQQTHTYIVTPSRDKEPVFEVTGMPENVDRAREEIEAHIAIRTGNCVEIPGDENDFHYNGTDVSFEAGSCGAWLQSNPAAPASAQRTGNCGVRMTANYRNDSSSSLGSGSTDSYYGGGGNRMADFSPTSPFVNNNNNVGASFWFEETLLPLASEELAALGSPGFDPLAITTAAPAPQPQVVWTHLEQGVQLLGSRQAPVRDNQSGTPHLSPAFQEALEHPMAQRVQRVSLSVSESQKFPVYGPTFSSSSDSSSSPPDSCRGGQECIRCLESEIIAALVPCGHNLFCIECANRICQSPEAICPVCQSPVTQAIRLSLP